AACATTCCACGTTACCTCCTGTTGATATTTTGTTGAGCTTTTCGCTCCTAACATATACTATGCATTTGGTTTCCATTTTGCTAATGTATTTTTATTATTTTTTTAATTTTTTTTATCTTAACTAAAAAAGGCAAAACCATAACTTGTATAAGTCACTGGCTCTGCCTATTTAATAATCAATATTTTTTAGCAACAACAACCATCATCGAAGTTAAATAACAACAATACTATTAATATAACCCATATCCATATATTGTCATCGCATAATAAGTCTTCTAAAATGTCTGTACATAATAATAAGAATACTATAACTATTATTATCAACATTTTATTACCAAAAAATCCTTCGCATCCTCCAAAGAAACGTTCCATATTGTCTTCTAATTTTGTCATAACTAATCCTCCTTGAATCATTAAGAGACTAACTTTTGTCTCTTTAATTAAATATATGTAGTAATAGACAGATAAGTTACTTCTAAAAAGTTTTTATTAATTAATTTATTTATTTCTTTTTCTCCCAATTTATTGTATCTATCAACTTCATCTAGATAGTCTTTTTTTTCTTCTGATATAGTGTAGATTAAACTTTCTATTGATTTTACTTTGTATTCTTTATATCTTTCTATCAAGAAGGATGTTTTTGAATTCTCTATCCCTTTCTTTACATGCATTAATCTTGATATATAATCTTCTTTTTCATTAGATACATAATTTTCCTTTTCTGCTACATCTTCAAGAATTAAGTTTGTTTCCATTACATAATCCTCTATTTGTTGCATATCTAAAGTTATTGAATTATAATAAAAATTTACTGCTATAAGTAAAAATATTCCTACTGATGTTAGTAATAAGCCTACATATTTCATAGCATTTCCTCCTAAGTTATATTTGTTATCAATAAAGTTTATTCATTAAATAAGACTTTATTACTACCTTTATAAAATTTTCTTACTTTTTACTAATTCCATATTGAAAAAATTTTGATATTATATTAAACTAACATTAAAATTAATTAAAACTGCTGTAGGAGGCTTAAAATGTTTGAAAAAATAAAAGAAATAATAGCAGAACAATTAGGGTTAGACAATTTAGATGAAATAACTATGGAAGCATCTTTAATGGAAGATTTAGAAGCTGATTCATTAGATGCTGTTGAGATTATAATGGCTCTTGAAGATGAATTTGGTATAGAAATACCAGACGAGGAAGCTGAAAACTTTAAATGTATTGGTGATATATGTAAATATATCGAAGAAAACAAATAATATAATTTTTTCTACAAATATAAATAGTCTGTGTCTACTTCTATTTAATATTTCTATTAGAAGTTTACACAGACTATTCTACTTTTATTTATAACTATATTAACTATACATTTCTTCTCACTTAATTTATATCCAATTATATAAATTACTCAAATTAAGATTACTTTTCTTCATAAAATGTTACATTCTTTATTACTATATCTATAGTTCCATCTTGATTTTGCTTTACAGTATATTTCATAGGGTCTTCAAAATCAGTTAGATTACCTTTTATATCAAATCCATTGTCAGTTTTTATACTTCTCTTTTTGAGCTTTTTCTCAACCCATTTTTTATCTATGCTAAAACCTTCATCAAGACCTTTTTCCTCCATATGTTCTTTAAAACTATCTTTTAACTCGTCATTCTTGATTGAATTATCAACAAAGTCATTTATATCAACTTCATGTTTTTCTTTTAATGTATAATTTAATATACTTCTTACATCTTCTGCTTGCTTTATGTCATTGCTAAGAGCATTAGTTATCCAATTTTCGGCTGTATTTTTAAATACTTTTGTCTTATACTTATCATCATCTATTTTTTTAGCATTTAAAAATTCTGTTACAAACTTTGATTCTGAACCCTCTTTTTCTGCATCTTTGTCTAAGAGTCTTAGATGAAACTCATCATTCATTCCACTTAATCCAATTAAAGCTCCTTGCTTTTGTCTTATAGTCTCTGGAATTCCAATTTCATTTGCTACCATTTGAATATTAAATTTATCATCTACAAACTCAATTGAATGAGTATACAGTTTTTTATAATCTAACTTCAGTATAGCAACACTCTTCTCATCTTTTACAGTATACAGGCAAATTGCCAAATCACAAGATTCTAATGCAGCATTAATCTTCATGACATCAAACAGATAAGATGCTATTTCTTTAGAATTTTTTAAAAATGAACTTTCATCATATATTATTTGTTCACAACAGTTTTTGATTAAATTGTCATTATAATCTTTAAAAACTCCTTTTCTTAAATCTTCATCCTTTGATATTCTCTTTATTGCTTTTTGAAAAAATCCATCTACTTCTTGATTAACTTTACCTTCAAAATCATTTAATATTGGAACATCACTATTTTTATCCAAGACATGTATTATAAATTTATGTATTATCATATATATCACCCCATCTATCTTAATTTCGATATTAACTCTTGCATATCCTTTGGTATATCCGTTTTAAATTTTAAAATTTCTTTTGTTCTTGGTTGTTCAAACTCTAAGCTATATGCATGAAGAGCCTGCCTATTTATAAGATTTTCATCTGTATAACCATATAACTCATCACCTATTATCCCATGCCCTATATGAGCCATATGCACCCTTATTTGATGTGTCCTTCCAGTTTCTAGCTTCACTTCTAATACTGTTGCGTTTTTTAATCTTTCTACTACTTTATAATGTGTAACAGATGCTTGCCCTCTTTCATCTATCACTCTCTTTATTGAATCCTCTTCAGGTCTATAAATTGGCTCATTTATAGTTCCCTCATCTTCATCTATAATCCCATTTACTACTGTTATATACGTTTTTTCAACTTTATTTTCACCCATTGATGTAGACAAAGTATGATGTGCATAAGCATTTTTTGCTATTATAACAAGTCCTGAAGTGTTCATATCAAGTCTATTCACAAATCGTATTTTTACATTTTCTTTATGTTTCTCTATATAATAACTGATACCATTTGCTATTGTATTATCATAGTGACTTTTAGTTGGATGAACTACCATAAATGGTGGCTTATTTACCATAATTATATCAAAATCATCATATATTATTTGTAAATTTAAATCTTGTGGCTCAAAATTTGCTTTTTCTTCTTCAATTTTTACCTCTATTAAATCACCACGAGACACTTTTAAGCTTGGTTTTTTATATACACCATTTACTAGCACACTTTTTTCTCTTTTCATCTTTGATAATGACCTAACTGAAAAATTTAGCTTGTCCAACAAAACTTCTTTTAAAGTCATTTCTTCTTCACTTGTATATGATATAAGATTATATTTTTGATTTTCTTTTTTAAACAAACTTTTACCTACTTTCTTTTATATCTTCAAAACCATGATATTATATATTTTACACTATTTTTGTTTAATAGATAATAATTATTTTTTAACCATAAAAACCTGTAAGAATAACAAATTGTTACTCTTACAGGTTAAATTCATAGTTAAATGTTTAATTTTTAAAAATTATAATCTAAAACTATCTTTTAACTATTAAAGTAGTTCCCATTCCACCACCTATACAAAGTGTAGCTAAACCAGTTTTAGCATCTCTTCTCTTCATTTCATATAAAAGTGTAGTAAGTATTCTTGCTCCTGAGCATCCTATTGGATGTCCTATAGCTATTGCTCCACCATTAACATTAACTTTAGCCATATCTATATTTAAATCTTTTACTACTGCTATAGATTGAGCAGCAAATGCTTCATTAGCCTCAACTAAATCTATATCTTCAATAGTCATATTAGCAGCTGCTAAAGCTTTTTTAGTTGCTGGAACTGGCCCATAACCCATTATTGTAGGGTCAACACCAGCTGTTCCATAAGAAACTATAGTTGCAAGAGGCTCTATTCCTAGTTCTTCAGCTTTTTCTTTAGCCATTATTACTAGCATAGCAGCACCATCATTAATTCCTGATGCATTACCAGCAGTAACTGTTCCATCTTTTTTAAATGCAGGTCTTAATTTAGCAAGTTTTTCTATTGTAGTACCAGCTTTAATATATTCATCTTTGTCTACTACAGTGTCACCTTTTCTTCCTTTTATAACTACTGGAACTATTTCTTCATCAAATTTTCCTTCAGCTTGAGCTTTTTCAGCTTTATTTTGACTTGCAAGAGCTAATGCATCTTGTTCTTCTCTAGTTATATTCCATTGTTCTGCTATATTTTCAGCAGTTATACCCATGTGATAGTTATTAAATATATCTGATAATCCATCTTTTATCATTGAATCAACAAAAGCAGCATCACCCATTCTTGCACCATATCTAGCACTTGGTACTAAATAAGGAGACATACTCATGTTTTCAGCTCCACCAACTAGCATTATATCAGCGTCCCCTAATGCTATAAGTTGAGATGCCATTGAAACAGATCTTAATCCAGAACCACAAACTATATTTATAGTCATAGCTGGTTTTTCTACTGGTATTCCTGCACCTAAAGCTATTTGTCTTGCTACATTTTGACCAAGACCTGCTGTAAGTACTCCTCCTAAAAGTGATTCATCTATCATATCTGGAGTTATGTTAGCTCTTTTTATAGCTTCTTTAGCTGCTGTTATTCCTAACTCTACTGCTGAAACTGATTTAAATGCTCCTCCAAAACTTCCTACTGCTGTTCTAGCTGCACTGGCAATTACTACTTCTCTCATATTCATTACCCCCATTAAATTAGATTTTTATCAGATTTTTGAGATTGTTTTTTTTTAGACAATATCATTTAAATTTTTTAAATTCAAGTTCTTATTTATTATAATCATAGAATCCTATTTTAGTTTTTCTTCCTAATTGATTAGCTCTAACCATTTTAGCTAAAAGTGGATGAGGTCTATATTTA
This sequence is a window from Clostridioides difficile. Protein-coding genes within it:
- the acpP gene encoding acyl carrier protein, which gives rise to MFEKIKEIIAEQLGLDNLDEITMEASLMEDLEADSLDAVEIIMALEDEFGIEIPDEEAENFKCIGDICKYIEENK
- a CDS encoding nucleoid-associated protein, with translation MIIHKFIIHVLDKNSDVPILNDFEGKVNQEVDGFFQKAIKRISKDEDLRKGVFKDYNDNLIKNCCEQIIYDESSFLKNSKEIASYLFDVMKINAALESCDLAICLYTVKDEKSVAILKLDYKKLYTHSIEFVDDKFNIQMVANEIGIPETIRQKQGALIGLSGMNDEFHLRLLDKDAEKEGSESKFVTEFLNAKKIDDDKYKTKVFKNTAENWITNALSNDIKQAEDVRSILNYTLKEKHEVDINDFVDNSIKNDELKDSFKEHMEEKGLDEGFSIDKKWVEKKLKKRSIKTDNGFDIKGNLTDFEDPMKYTVKQNQDGTIDIVIKNVTFYEEK
- a CDS encoding RluA family pseudouridine synthase; the encoded protein is MFKKENQKYNLISYTSEEEMTLKEVLLDKLNFSVRSLSKMKREKSVLVNGVYKKPSLKVSRGDLIEVKIEEEKANFEPQDLNLQIIYDDFDIIMVNKPPFMVVHPTKSHYDNTIANGISYYIEKHKENVKIRFVNRLDMNTSGLVIIAKNAYAHHTLSTSMGENKVEKTYITVVNGIIDEDEGTINEPIYRPEEDSIKRVIDERGQASVTHYKVVERLKNATVLEVKLETGRTHQIRVHMAHIGHGIIGDELYGYTDENLINRQALHAYSLEFEQPRTKEILKFKTDIPKDMQELISKLR
- a CDS encoding acetyl-CoA C-acetyltransferase, with translation MREVVIASAARTAVGSFGGAFKSVSAVELGITAAKEAIKRANITPDMIDESLLGGVLTAGLGQNVARQIALGAGIPVEKPAMTINIVCGSGLRSVSMASQLIALGDADIMLVGGAENMSMSPYLVPSARYGARMGDAAFVDSMIKDGLSDIFNNYHMGITAENIAEQWNITREEQDALALASQNKAEKAQAEGKFDEEIVPVVIKGRKGDTVVDKDEYIKAGTTIEKLAKLRPAFKKDGTVTAGNASGINDGAAMLVIMAKEKAEELGIEPLATIVSYGTAGVDPTIMGYGPVPATKKALAAANMTIEDIDLVEANEAFAAQSIAVVKDLNIDMAKVNVNGGAIAIGHPIGCSGARILTTLLYEMKRRDAKTGLATLCIGGGMGTTLIVKR